The Aminivibrio pyruvatiphilus sequence TCAAGAAGCTCTCCCTCCCCGTGCGGGACACCTACGTGAAGATGGCGGAACCCTACGGTAAAGATGTTCTCGAGACCCTGGTGAAGGAGCTCGAGGAAGCGGAGAAGAAAATAGCGAAATAGCCGGTTTTCCGCCGGGGGGGAGGGAGGTTCCTCTCCCCCCCGGCGGTCCCACGGAGCTGAGGCAGGCCCCGGAGTACTCCAGGGAGGGGAACCCCATGAAAAATGTCTGGGAAGAAGCGCTGTTCAACCTGTCGAAAGCGGCGGAAGCCATGGACCTGGAACCCGAGATCCTGGAGCGGCTCTCCGTGCCCATGCGGTTCACCGAGTTCACCATTCCGGTGCGGATGGACAACGGGGCCCGGAAGCTCTTCCTGGCCTTCAGGTCGTGCCATCAGGACGCCACCGGGCCCACGAAGGACGGCACCAGGGTGCGCCCCGGCCTCACGCCGGAGGAGATCAAGGCATTATCCCTTTTTATGAGCATCAAGCATGGAGTGGCCGGCATTCCCGCCGGCGGGGGGAAGGGAGGTATCAGGGCGGATCCGTCCGCGCTGAGCGAGGGGGAGTACGAGCGGCTTATCCGGGGATTCATCCGGAGGCTGAACCCGAAGGGGGCCTTCACGGACATTCCCGGAGCGGATATCGGCACGGGAAAACAGGCCATGGCCTGGATGCTGGATGAATACGAACAGATGACGGGAATGCACTGCCCCGCGGCCATCAACGACAAACCCGCCGAACTGGGAGGTTCCCTGGGGGGCTTCGAGGCCACGGGATGGGGAGTGGCGGCCTGCACGGGAAAAGCTGCGGAGAAAATGAACCTTGAACCGGGACGGACGCCCGTGGTCATCCAGGGGTTCGGCCAGGTGGGCTCAGTGGCGGCGAAAAAGCTCTCATCCATGGGCTTCCCCGTCACGGCGGTCTCCGACATCGCCGGGGCGGTTGAAAACCCGGGGGGACTCGATATCGGCGGGCTGGCGGCCCATGTGGATCGTACCGGTTCCGTGGCGGGCTTCCCGGGGGGGAGGAACGCCGACAAAGGCAGGATTCTCGAAATTCCCTGCGGCATCCTGATACCGGCGGCGGTGCAGGACGTGATCACCGCGGAAAACGCCCGCCGGATACAGGCAAAGGTCATCGTGGAGGCGGCGAACGCCCCCGTATCCCCCGAGGCGGACGACATGCTTGCCTCCGCGGGAATCCGGGTGATCCCCGACGTGGTGGCCAACAGCGGCGGGGCCATCGTCTGCGACTTCGAGCGCACCCAGGGGCTGAGCAACGACTACTGGTCCCTGGACAAGGTGGAGGAACGGCTGAACGGCCGCATCCTCACCGCGTACCGGGAGGCGGAGGACCGGGCGGCGGAGCGGAAGGTCTCCATGCGCCGAGGCGCGTGGATCAACGCCATGGGGAAAATACGGGCCGCCATGCTTCTGCGCGGCTGGTGCTGATTTCAGTTCAGGAGGCGACGTTATGTACTTCGAAATCTCCGAGTTTCACGAACGGCTGAAAAAAACGAAGGAGAGCATGCTCCGGAACAAGATAGAGGTTCTCGTGGTGAGCGACCCGGCGAACATGAACTACCTCACCGGGTACGACGGCTGGTCCTTCTACGTCCACCAGGGACTTGTCGTGGCCCTGGACCGGGACGAGCCCCTCTGGTGGGGCCGGGGAATGGACGGCAACGGTGCGAAGCTGACCACGTGGCTCAGCCCGGACAGCATCCGGCCCTACGCCGATGATTACGTGCAGAACGTCTTCAGGCACCCCATGAGCTTCGTGGCGGACATCATCCGTGAGCACGGGTGGGAGAGAAAGAACCTGGGGGTGGAGGCGGACAACTACTGGTTCACCGGCAAGTGCCTCCGGACCCTCTCGGAAGAGCTCCCCTCCATGGAAATCACTGACGCCACATCGCTGGTCAACTGGGTCCGGGTCATCAAGTCGCCGGCGGAGATCCGCTACATGAAGCAGGCGGCAAGGGTCTGCGAACATGTCATGGAGACCGCCGTGAACTCCATCACGACCGGCGCCCGGGAAAGCTCCGCCGCCGCCAACGTCTATCATGCCTGCATCACGGGAACGGATGAGTTTACGGGCGATCATCCCGCCATCTTCCCCATCATGCCCTCCAACGAACGGACCACCTGCGCCCATCTCGGGTGGGATCCCGAACGGAAGTACGCCCCGGGGGACCTGGTCCTTCTCGAGCTCTGCGGGGTCCGGTTCAGGTACCACTGCCCCCTCTCCCGGACGGTCTACATCGGCACGCCGCCGGAGAAGCTCCGCAAGGTGGCAGACACGGTGCTCAGGGGCGTGGAGGAGACCCTGGCCTTCATCCGGCCGGGAGTCACCGCCGAGGAGGTGGAGGCCCGGTGGCGGAAGGCCATCGAAGGGTCCGGCGTGGTCAAGCCGTCCCGGCTGGGGTATTCCATCGGCGCGAACTACGTTCCCGACTGGGGGGAGCACACCCTGAGCCTCCGCCCCGGGGACAAGACGGTGCTGAAGCCCGGAATGACCATCCACCTCATGCCGGGGATCTGGGAGGACGATTTCGGCTTCGAAAACAGCGAGCCCTTCCTCGTCACCGACACGGGATGCGAGCCCTTCTGCTCCTTCCCGAGAAAAATCCTCACCCGCTGAGGGATTTCCATGGCGAACCTGGGCCATGAAACGCTGGAACTCGCCGGGGAGCTCGTCGCCCTGAGGAGGGAATTCCACGCCCATCCGGAGCCCGGCTTCGGTGAGCGGTGGACCGCCGGGAGAATCGCGGCCTTCCTCCGGGGCCTGGGCCTGGAGGTAAAGGAAGGGGTGGCCGGGACAGGCGTGACGGCCCTTATCCGTGGAAACGGCGGAGGAAAGGCCCTTCTTCTCCGGGCCGACATGGACGCCCTGCCCCTGGAAGAACAGACCGGGCTGCCCTTCGCCTCACTGAACAGGGGGATGATGCACGCCTGCGGCCACGACGCCCACATGGCGGTCCTGCTGACGGCGGCGAAGATGCTCAGCCGCATGAAGGACCGCTTTTCCGGAACCGTCCGTCTCGTCTTCCAGCCCAACGAGGAGATCGCCGGGGCACGGAGGATGATCGACGAGGGGCGCCTCCTCTCCGACCCTCCGGTGGACGGCGCCATGGCCCTCCACGTCTGGAGCGGCATCCCGTCGGGAAAGATCTCGGTCCAGGCCGGCCCCGTCATGGCGGCCATGGACGAGTTCCGGGCAGTCATCCGGGGGAAGGGGGGACACACGGGCGCCCCCCACAAGGCGGCGGACCCAGTCCTGGCGGCGGCGAACTTCATATCAGCAGCCCAGATGATCCAGACCAGGGAGATCGACGTCTTCTCCCCCACCCTCGTCATGTTCGGTTCGGTCCACGCCGGGGGACAGGCCTCCAACATCATTCCGGAGGAGGTTTCCCTGGCGGGAACGGTGCGCTATCTCTATTCCGGGGGGCCGGACAGTCCCGAGCGGCCCCTTCAGCGGTTCGAGCGGGTGCTCGCCGGAATATGCGCCGCGTCGGGGATGGATTATTCCCTGGAATGGATTCCCAGCAACCCCTGCCTGGTGAACGACCCCGGAATGGCGGCCCTGGTGAGGAACGCCGCTTCCGCGGTGGTGGGGGATGAAAACCTTGTTCCCTACACCTGCACCGCCGGGGAGGATTTCGCCGAGTTCGCCCGGGAAGTTCCCTCGGTCTTCTTCTTCGTGGGAACGGGCGACCGGGAGAAGGGAACCGACTACCCCCAGCACCACCCGAAATTCGACATCGACGAAGAGGCCCTTCCCGCGGCTGTGGAGATCCTGGTGCGCTCCGCCCTGGCTTTCCTGGGGGCGTGAGCGGGGAACTTCGGTTCTGCGAAAGGAGGAAATGAGCGCCATGAGAAAACGCCCCGTTCACCCTGCGTCTTCCCCCGTTCCGGCGGGGGCCTACACACCGGGACTGGTCGCCGGCGGCTTCGTCTTCGTGAGCGGCCAGACGGCGGAAAAGCCGGGAAGCAGCGACCTGGTCGAGGGGGACGTGAAGGTCCAGACCCGGCAGGTCCTGGAGAACATCCGGGGTATCCTCGAGGCCGCCGGATGCTCTCTGGACGACGTGGTGAAGGTGACGGCCCACCTGGCCGACGCGGAGGACTTCGACGGATACAATGAAATCTACCGGCAGTTCTTTTCCGTTCCCTTCCCGGTGAGAACCACCGTCCAGAGCGTCATTCCGGGCGGGTCCCTCGTGGAGATCGACGTGATCGCCCTTCTCCCCGAAAGGCCGGACCGGTAATGGGAATTCCCGGGGAAGGCCATGGAGGCCTGCCGGAGGCCCGGCACGTCTGGGAGGCCCGGAAGCGAATCGCTCCCTATGTTCTCCGGACCCCCCTCGTCTTTTCGCCGCACCTCTCCGGACTTCTCGGCGCGGAAATTTTCCTGAAGCTGGAGAACCTCCAGGAAGTCGGCGCCTTCAAGATCCGCGGGGCGGCCAACAGGATACTGAGCCTCTCCGACGATGAGAGAAAGCGGGGGGTAACCACCTATTCCACGGGAAACCATGCCCAGGCGGTGGCCTGCATGGCCCGCAGGCTGGGAATACAGGCTTCCGTCTTCGTCTCCGACAGGGTTCCGGAGGCAAAGCTGGAGGCGATCCGCCGGTGGGGAGCGGACGTCCTCATAGCCGGCACGAGCCAGGACGACGCGGAAGAATACTGCAGGGAACTGGCCCGGAGGGACGGGATGACCGTGGTGGATCCCTTCGACGATCCCTTCGTCATCGCCGGGCAGGGAACTATCGGCCTGGAAATCCTCGAGGACCTTCCCGCCGTGGATACCGTGGTGGTCCCCACGTCGGGAGGCGGCCTCATCTCCGGCATCGCCCTCGCCGTGAAGGCGAACATCCCGGGGGCCAGGGTCACGGGAGTCTCCATGGAGAAGGGGGCGGTGATGTACGAAAGCCTCAAGGCCGGAAAACCCGTGGTCCTCGAGGAATCGGACACCCTTGCGGACAGCCTGCTCGGCGGGATCGGTCTCGAAAACCGCTACACTTTCCCCCTCGTCAGGCGGCTGGTGGACGGTATCGCTCTCGTCCCTGAAAAAGACATCGCCGGGGGTATGGCCTTTCTGCTAAGAAAGCATAAAATAGCTGTGGAGGGGGCGGCTGCCACGGGCCCGGGAGCCCTGCTCTCCGGAATCGTTCCTCCCGGCGCCAGAACAGCGGTGGTCATCACAGGCTGCAACGTCAGTGCGGATTCGTTCCTGGAAACGGTGAACGCCGTCCGGGACTTCTAAATTCACACCCCTCGACGGGGAAAGGAGAATGAGTGATGGCAAAGAAGAAAGGGCGCCTCGATTTTGTGAACATGAAGAAGAACGGAGAACAGGTCACGTGGGTCACGGCCTACGATTTCCCCATGGCGAGCTTCGCCGAGGCCGCGGGGATGGACATGATCCTCGTGGGTGACTCCCTGGGCATGATCACCCTGGGGTACCAGGGAACCATCCCCGTGACCATGGAGGACTGCATCAGCCACTGCAAGGCCGTGCGCCGGGGCGCGCCGAACACCTTCGTCATGGGCGACATGCCCTTCGGGTCCTACCAGGTCTCCGACCAGCAGGCGGTGGAGAACGCCGTGCGCTTCTTCAAGGAGGCGGACGTGGACGCCATCAAGCTCGAGGGCGGCGTGCGGGTGGAGTCCCGGATCAAGGCCATGGCGGACGCGGGAATGCTGGTGTGCGGCCACATAGGCCTCACCCCCCAGAGCTCCGGTCCCCTCGGAGGATTCAAGGCCCAGGGGCTGGACCCCGCATCGGCCCGGTACGTCATCGAGGACGCCCTTGCGGTGGAGCGGGCGGGGGCCTATGCCCTGCTCGTGGAGGCGGTGCCGCCCGAGCTCACCCAGTTCCTGGCGAAGAAGCTGACCATTCCCGTGTACTCCATCGGCGCCGGCGCCCCCTGTGACGGTCAGCTTCTGATCTGCGGCGACATGATCGGCATGTTCCAGGCCTTCACGCCGAAATTCGTCAAGGTGTACGCCAACGTGGCGGAAGTCATCACCAACGCCTTCAAGGAGTACGTGGAGGACGTGCGGACGGGCAAGTTCCCCGGAGACGAGCACTGCTACCACGTGAGGAAGGGCATGGAGGAGGAGTACGCCGCCATGCTGAAGGAATACGAGTAGAGACGACATTCCCGGCCCGCACCCCGGAGGTGCGGGCTTTTTTCTTCCCCCGGCGGGGAAATACGACTCAGAGAACAAGGAGAGGGTAGCATGAAGTTCGCCGAACGGTACGCGGGACTGCAGCCCTCCGGCATGCTGAAGATCTTCCAGGCCGCCGCGGCCGACCCCGACATGGTCAACCTGGGAGAGGGAGAGCCGGATTTCGACACGGAGCACGACATCATCGACGCCGCCGCGAAGGCGGCGAAGGAAGGATACACCCACTACGGCCCCATCATGGGGTTCGAGGACGTCCGCCGGTCTGTGTGCGGCTACTGGGACAGGCGGTACGGCCTCAAATCATCCCCCGACGAGGTGATGATCATGGCGGGAGGAGTCCAGTCGGTCCACCTGGCCCTCCAGGCCCTCCTCGACCCGGGCGACGAGGTGATCACGGCGGAGCCGTGCTTCACTCCCTATTTCGAGCAGATTTACCAGCACAGGGGAACGGCGGTCCACCTTCCGACGACGGAGGAGGCCGGCTTCGTCCCCACGGCGGAGGCCCTGGAACGGGCGGTCACGCCGAAGTCGAAGGTGCTCATGATCTGCTCCCCCAGCAACCCCACCGGAAGGGTCATGACCCGGCGGCAGATGGAGGACATCGCCGCCGTGGCGGAACGGCACGACCTCACGGTGCTCTCGGACGAAATCTACGACTCCCTGGTCTACAAGGGACGGCACGTGCCCTTCGCCACCATCCCCGGCATGAAGGAGAGGACCCTGACCATGGGAGGGCTCTCCAAGAGCCACTGCATGACGGGCTGGCGCATCGGCTACGCCATCGGCCCGGCACCCCTGGTCCGGCTCATGGCCCTTATCGGCGCGAACCAGACCTACGGGGTCAACGTCCCGACCCAGATGGCCTCGAAGTACGCCCTGGACAACCATGACCGAAAGCTCGAGGAGCGGGCCGGGATCTTCCGGCAGAGGCTCGGCTACGTGGCGGAACGGCTCAACGCCATGCCCGGCGTCCGGTGCTCCGAGCCCGAAGGGGCCTTCTACCTCTTCCCGGACATCCGGGGCACGGGGCTTACCAGCGAGGAATTCGCCTGGAGGCTCCTGGAGAAGGGAAAGGTGGCCACCCTTCCGGGATCGGCCTTCGGCGCCTGCGGCGAGGGTTACGTCCGCCTGGCCTGCACCCGGTCCCTCGAGGTGCTTGCCGAAGGCATGGACCGCATGGAGGCCTTCGTGAAGTCTCTGAAGGGATAGAAGCTCTTCTTCAGGAAAGAACATGAGCGGGGCGCTCTCGTGTTAACACAATCCCGAATACAGAAGGGGGAGTGCACCAGTGCTCGCTTGGGCCGCCGGCGCACATTGTCGTCCCTGACAACTGCGCCTGAAACCGACATCCATGTCGGTTTCTCGGCCCGGGCGCTGTGCCTGGCGACACTCCCCCTGCAGGAGAATTGATTATTACATTCTTTTTACTCGAAGGTCCCCCGGACGGTGACTTCGCCCTCCTCCATAAGGAGCCGCCCCTTCGCGGCCAGGAACAGGGGCCTGAAGTTTCCGTCGAGGACCAGCACGTCCCCGTCGCACCCCGGACGGACCCTTCCCTTCCGGGCCAGCTTCAGGTGGTCCGCCGGATTCGACGTCACAAGGGAGATCACCGTCTCCCTGGATATCTCACCTTCCCGGAGCATCTCCGCCACCGATTCGAGAACCGATTCCAGGGGGCCCACCTTCAGGCCCGTCATCTCCCCCTTTTCGTTGAAGGAGGGCATGGACCCGTTGCCGTCGGAGCTCAGGGTGATGTTCCCCGCCGGAACGCCCCTCTCCAGGAGGGTGGCCACCACCGCTGCCGTGGCGAGGCCGAACAGGGGGTTTTTCCCCGGGGCGGCGGTGATGTCCAGGTACCCGCCCCGGAGCCCGAAGGCCGCGGACTGCTCCACCAGGGCCTCGCACCTGGAAATATGGGTGGGAGCGAACTGGGTGATGGGGATGTCCGTTCCCTCCATGGCGTCGAGAAGAGGCGTCAGCCCCGAGGCCTCGCTCCCCATGTGGACGCAGAGGCAGCCCGCCTTGCCGGAGAGGATGCCCCCCACCCGGACGTTGGAGGCGGCCCGCCGGATCTCCTCCACAGAGGGGTGGGAACTCCGATGGTCCGACACGGCCAGCTTGAGGCCGATCACCTTGTCGATGAGGCAAAGGTCCCTCGCCACGGAGCCCGTGAGGGTCGGCGAGGGAAGGCCGTAACTCCCCGTGAGGATCCACGTGGAAATGCCCTCCTCCTCGAGTCCCCTGGCCTTCATGAGGAGTTCCTCCAGGGCGCGGCAGGTGCCGTCGGTCCCCAGCATCCCTACGGCGGAGGTGACCCCCGCCCGGACGAAGGAGGAAAGCTGGAGGGGCGGGGTCCTGTTGGCCGGTCCCCCTTCGCCTCCGGCACCGTTGAAGTGGACGTGCCTGTCGAGAATACCCGGCATGGTGAGGTTTCCCCCGGCGTCTACCGTCCTAAAATCGGCGGAGAGGCCTGACAGGGCCGCCGGGTCCGCCGTTCCGGCGGGGTATACGGACAAAATGCGGCCGGCGGCCATAAGAATGTCGCACAGCCCCTTGTGTTCAGGGTCATACAGGTCGGCGTTCCGAATCAGAAGCATGAAATGGGTTCTCCTTTCCTCCGTCCCGCCTTGGCGGGGGAAGACAAACTTTTTCTTCTTGGGTCAGTGTACCGGAAGGTGTAGGGAAGGGCAACGGTCCCCGGGGAGCCGGGGCTCCCCGGGGAACCGGGTGGATCAGGCGGTTTTCTTTTTGTCCGACGGCCAGATGGCGATGCCGGTGAAGCCGTAGAACCAGGCCGTCAGGAAGCCGAGGTAGCACAGAATGGCCCAGGGCACGTACTCGAAGACGGACACCCCGAGAACGGTGGACATGTAGATGCCCGCCGCCGACCACGGAATGAGGGGCACCACCACGGTGCCGGAGTCCTCGAGGGTCCTCGAGAGCACCCTGCGGGAGATGTTCATGTCGTCGGCAAGATCCTTGTACATGGTGCCCGGGACGATCTCGCTCAGGTAGGAATTTCCCGTGCCGAGGCCGGTGAGAATGCCCGTGACGGACGCGGACACGACAAACCGTCCCTTGCTGTTGCCGATGAAGCTCTCCTTCAGGGAGGAGCAGATCTTCCGGAAAGTGCCCGTGTACTCAAGCTGCCCGGCGAAGATGTAGGCGAAGAAGACCACCACCACCGAACCTGACATGAAGGCCAGACCGCCTCTGCTCAGGAGCTTGTCCAGGCTCGCCACCTCGGTGACGATCTTCGGACCGGAGGCCATGGACTTCACGATGGTGGTGAGATCATAGCCCTGCATCATGGCAAGGGGCACGGCGAGGACGATGGCGATCCACAGCACAGGAAGGGTGGGATAGCGCCGGTAGGCCAGCACCAGCACCGCCAGGGGCGGAACCAGCACGAGGGGGGTCATTTTGAAGGTCTTGGAAATGCCGCCGAGAATTTCATTGACGGACGTAAGGTCGATCTCGCCGGAGGCGTTCGACCCCACGTAGCCGTACACCGCGAGGCTCACGAGGAATGCCGGGATGGTGGTCCAGAGCATGGAGCGGATGTGGTCCACCACCTCAACCTCGGCCACCGCAGCCGCAAGGACCGTGGTGTCCGACACGGGGCTGAGCTTGTCGCCGAAATAGGCTCCGGCCACCACCGCTCCCGCAGCGGCAGCCAGGGGCACGCCGAGGCCCTGGGCGATGCCCATGAAGGCCACGCCGAAGGTGGCGGCGGTTCCCCAGGATGTTCCCGTCATGGTGGACGACAGGGCGCAGATCACGAAGGCAGCCATGAGGAAGGATTTCGGGCTGAGAAGCTGAAGGCCGGTATAAATCAGGTAGGGAATGGTCCCCGACAGCATCCATGCTGCGATGAGGGGGCCCACCGTGAGCAGGATCATGATGGCGCCGGACGCCCGGGCGATCATGGGAACGACGCCCTTGTCGAAAAGCTCCTCCCACGTAAACCTGTAGTGGAACACGTACACGGCCGTGGTGAACATGCCGATGAACATCAGGAGCAGGGCCACGTCAAAGCCCAGTATCAGCCGTCCGACGACGATGATCGAGAGAATGATTCCGAAGATAAGAACTGCTCCGCCGAGAGAAATATCCCTGTGTTTCCGTTCTTCAGGCACTGAATTCTCCTCCTTTTTTCCCCTGTGGGGATGGGTTTCGTTCACTTCCCCTTCAGACACGTTTTTCCCGGATCTTTCGCTGCCCCCTTCCTGCGAATCCTAAAATGGATACGTTTATGGATATCATTGTGCTTTCGTTTCCTTCTGTCAAGATGATTTAATTTTAGAATTTTATAAATCAAATATTAATTGAACATTTTTACAGGCAATGCGTTTGTCCGGAATATCTGGTACACTCATGGGCAGCTCTTTTTATCCGATGCGCTTTTGAGGTGATCCGTGGTCATGGAATCTCTTTCAGCTACCGACAAGGCCGGCAGGGAGATCGTCCGTCTTATTGCAGCCCACCGCTTCTCCCCAGGCGAGCGTCTTCTCGAGACGGCCCTCGCCAGGGAACTCGGCATGAGCAGGACCCCCGTGCGGGAGGCCCTGGGGCAGCTCGCGTCCACAGGGTTTCTCGTCAAGTCCGAGGGATCGAGGGGATACCAGATTCCCCTCCTCACGCCCAAGGACATCGAGGACGTCTTCTTCATGCGGGGAATCCTGGAAAGCAAGGCCGCCATGCTCTGCGCCCGCTCAGCTTCGAAAGAAACGGTCCTGGAGCTCCGGAGGATCAACGCCCGGGAAGAGGAGACCTTCAGGGCCAACCTGAAGGGGGAATATGCGGAGCTGAACGAAGACTTCCACATGCTCCTGGCTGATTCGTCGGACAATCCCTACATGAAGATGTATATCCGGCAGCTCTACTGGAGGTCGAACCTGTACGTCCTGTTTTTCATGAGTTTTTACTGCCTGGAGTCGGACTACGACACGAAGCGCCTGAGCTACCTGGAGCACAGGAAGATAGTGGACGCCGTGGAAGGGGGGGACCCCGGCGCCGCCGAGGCCGCCATGAGGGACCACATCCTCAGCAGCTACAACCACCTGCTGTTCCCGAAGAAACCCCTCGAAGGAATGTCCTGATCCGGCACGAACACAACGCCCGGGGCTCATCGCCCCGGGCGTTGTTTTTCTTCCCGCCGGTCCGACGGCCAGAGGGCGATCCCCGAAAAGGCGAACAGCCATGCCGCCGGCACGCCGGAGTAGCATATCACCGCCCAGGGAAGATATTCCCCCGCTGAAACGCCGAGCACCGCTGACATGTAGACCGCAGCGGCAGACCACGGAACGAGAGGGACCACCACCGTTCCCGAGTCCTCCAGGGTGCGGGAGAGAACCCTCCTGGAGATGTCCATCTCGTCGGCGAGGCGCCGGAACATGGTACCGGGGAGGATCTCGCTCAGGTAGGAGTTTCCCGTGGCGACGGCCACCGTCATCCCCGTGAGGGAGACGGAGAGGACGAATTTTCCCCTGCTGCGGCCGATGAACCGCCTCTGGAGAAGGCCGCTGACCCGACGGAAGGTTCCCGTGGCTTCAAGCTGCCCGGCGAAGACATAGGCGGCGCAGACCACTGCGGCCACCCCTGCCAGGAAGAGCAGCCCTCCCCTGCCGAGAAGGTCGTCCACCGCCGGGTTTCCGGTGACCACCCGGGGACCGGCGGCCATGGCGGCCAAAATCTCCCATGGGCCGTACCCCTGGAACAGGGCCAGGGGGAGGGCAAGCCCCACGGATGTCCACAGGGCCGCCAGGGTGGGAAACCGTTTCCATGCCATGACCAAAAGGACCAGGGGAGGAAGGAGCAGAACGGGGCTGAGGAAAAACCGTCCAGAAAGGGCCGATGTCATTGCCGCGATTCCAGCCATGTCCATGGCTCCTCCGGCCCCTGACCCCGCCGCGGCGTAGACGGCCACGCTCAGGACCGCTCCGGGGATGGTGGTCCAGAGGGTGGACCTGATATGGTCCATGACGTCCACTTCCGCCACAGCGGCGGCGAGGACCGTGGTGTCCGAGACGGGACTGAGCTTGTCGCCGAAGTAGGCGCCCCCCACGATGGCCCCGGCGGCGGCGGCGGCGGGAATGCCGAGGCCGCCGGCGACGGCGGTGAGGGCTACGCCGAAGGTGGCCGCAGTACCCCAGGACGTGCCCGTGAGCAGGGAGGCGAAGGAGCAGAGGAGAAAGGCCGCGGGCAGGAAAATCCGGGGAGTGAGAAGATCAAGCCCTGTGGAGACAAGGTAGGGAATGGTGCCGGAGAGGGTCCATGCGGCGATGAGGGGCCCCACGCTGAGAAGGATACCAAGGGCCCCGGACGCCCGGGAGAACATGGGGAGCACTCCGTCGACGAAGAGGAGCCTCCACCCGAAGCCGTACTGCAGCCGGAAAAAAGCCGTGGTGAATATCCCGCAGAGGGCCAGCAGCACGGCGATATGAATTCCGAACGCCAGGGTGCCCCCGGCGAGGATGGCAAGGATGCCGCCGAGGGCGGTCAGCGCCCCGGCAGCGGAAATGTCGCCCTGCTGTTCCTCTTTCGCCATGCCCGTCCATCCCCTTCCGTAAAGCTTCCGGAAGACCACTATACCAGAGAAGGAGGGTGCCGGCGGGAATAAAAAATGGTAGGATGTCCGGAAGAAGAGCGAAGGAGGGTTCCCCGTGGCAGATTTTCAGGACAGGCTTCCCCCCTACGGCGTGGAATTCAGCAGCCGGAAAACTCTGCAGATTTCAGTCCACCCCGGCGGCCGGGTGACGGTGAAGGCTCCGATGTTTCTGGACCGGGCCGCCGTGGACAGGGCTGTAGAGGAAAAAAGGGAGTGGATACTGAAAAAACTGGAGTATTTCCGCTCCGTCCCCGCCCCCGTTTCCCGTGCTCCCCTGGGGCAGGGAAGCCCGATCCCCTTTCTGGGAAAAATCTACCCGCTTGATATCAGGGAGGGGAAACGGTTTGACGCCCTGATCGAGGGCGGTACCCTGCGGGTCACCCTGCGCAAGGGCACGGAGCC is a genomic window containing:
- a CDS encoding Glu/Leu/Phe/Val family dehydrogenase, whose amino-acid sequence is MKNVWEEALFNLSKAAEAMDLEPEILERLSVPMRFTEFTIPVRMDNGARKLFLAFRSCHQDATGPTKDGTRVRPGLTPEEIKALSLFMSIKHGVAGIPAGGGKGGIRADPSALSEGEYERLIRGFIRRLNPKGAFTDIPGADIGTGKQAMAWMLDEYEQMTGMHCPAAINDKPAELGGSLGGFEATGWGVAACTGKAAEKMNLEPGRTPVVIQGFGQVGSVAAKKLSSMGFPVTAVSDIAGAVENPGGLDIGGLAAHVDRTGSVAGFPGGRNADKGRILEIPCGILIPAAVQDVITAENARRIQAKVIVEAANAPVSPEADDMLASAGIRVIPDVVANSGGAIVCDFERTQGLSNDYWSLDKVEERLNGRILTAYREAEDRAAERKVSMRRGAWINAMGKIRAAMLLRGWC
- a CDS encoding M24 family metallopeptidase encodes the protein MYFEISEFHERLKKTKESMLRNKIEVLVVSDPANMNYLTGYDGWSFYVHQGLVVALDRDEPLWWGRGMDGNGAKLTTWLSPDSIRPYADDYVQNVFRHPMSFVADIIREHGWERKNLGVEADNYWFTGKCLRTLSEELPSMEITDATSLVNWVRVIKSPAEIRYMKQAARVCEHVMETAVNSITTGARESSAAANVYHACITGTDEFTGDHPAIFPIMPSNERTTCAHLGWDPERKYAPGDLVLLELCGVRFRYHCPLSRTVYIGTPPEKLRKVADTVLRGVEETLAFIRPGVTAEEVEARWRKAIEGSGVVKPSRLGYSIGANYVPDWGEHTLSLRPGDKTVLKPGMTIHLMPGIWEDDFGFENSEPFLVTDTGCEPFCSFPRKILTR
- a CDS encoding M20 metallopeptidase family protein; this translates as MANLGHETLELAGELVALRREFHAHPEPGFGERWTAGRIAAFLRGLGLEVKEGVAGTGVTALIRGNGGGKALLLRADMDALPLEEQTGLPFASLNRGMMHACGHDAHMAVLLTAAKMLSRMKDRFSGTVRLVFQPNEEIAGARRMIDEGRLLSDPPVDGAMALHVWSGIPSGKISVQAGPVMAAMDEFRAVIRGKGGHTGAPHKAADPVLAAANFISAAQMIQTREIDVFSPTLVMFGSVHAGGQASNIIPEEVSLAGTVRYLYSGGPDSPERPLQRFERVLAGICAASGMDYSLEWIPSNPCLVNDPGMAALVRNAASAVVGDENLVPYTCTAGEDFAEFAREVPSVFFFVGTGDREKGTDYPQHHPKFDIDEEALPAAVEILVRSALAFLGA
- a CDS encoding RidA family protein; translated protein: MRKRPVHPASSPVPAGAYTPGLVAGGFVFVSGQTAEKPGSSDLVEGDVKVQTRQVLENIRGILEAAGCSLDDVVKVTAHLADAEDFDGYNEIYRQFFSVPFPVRTTVQSVIPGGSLVEIDVIALLPERPDR
- a CDS encoding threonine/serine dehydratase is translated as MGIPGEGHGGLPEARHVWEARKRIAPYVLRTPLVFSPHLSGLLGAEIFLKLENLQEVGAFKIRGAANRILSLSDDERKRGVTTYSTGNHAQAVACMARRLGIQASVFVSDRVPEAKLEAIRRWGADVLIAGTSQDDAEEYCRELARRDGMTVVDPFDDPFVIAGQGTIGLEILEDLPAVDTVVVPTSGGGLISGIALAVKANIPGARVTGVSMEKGAVMYESLKAGKPVVLEESDTLADSLLGGIGLENRYTFPLVRRLVDGIALVPEKDIAGGMAFLLRKHKIAVEGAAATGPGALLSGIVPPGARTAVVITGCNVSADSFLETVNAVRDF
- the panB gene encoding 3-methyl-2-oxobutanoate hydroxymethyltransferase, producing the protein MAKKKGRLDFVNMKKNGEQVTWVTAYDFPMASFAEAAGMDMILVGDSLGMITLGYQGTIPVTMEDCISHCKAVRRGAPNTFVMGDMPFGSYQVSDQQAVENAVRFFKEADVDAIKLEGGVRVESRIKAMADAGMLVCGHIGLTPQSSGPLGGFKAQGLDPASARYVIEDALAVERAGAYALLVEAVPPELTQFLAKKLTIPVYSIGAGAPCDGQLLICGDMIGMFQAFTPKFVKVYANVAEVITNAFKEYVEDVRTGKFPGDEHCYHVRKGMEEEYAAMLKEYE
- a CDS encoding pyridoxal phosphate-dependent aminotransferase, with product MKFAERYAGLQPSGMLKIFQAAAADPDMVNLGEGEPDFDTEHDIIDAAAKAAKEGYTHYGPIMGFEDVRRSVCGYWDRRYGLKSSPDEVMIMAGGVQSVHLALQALLDPGDEVITAEPCFTPYFEQIYQHRGTAVHLPTTEEAGFVPTAEALERAVTPKSKVLMICSPSNPTGRVMTRRQMEDIAAVAERHDLTVLSDEIYDSLVYKGRHVPFATIPGMKERTLTMGGLSKSHCMTGWRIGYAIGPAPLVRLMALIGANQTYGVNVPTQMASKYALDNHDRKLEERAGIFRQRLGYVAERLNAMPGVRCSEPEGAFYLFPDIRGTGLTSEEFAWRLLEKGKVATLPGSAFGACGEGYVRLACTRSLEVLAEGMDRMEAFVKSLKG